The following coding sequences are from one Formosa haliotis window:
- a CDS encoding LacI family DNA-binding transcriptional regulator, whose translation MKRKITLKQIAKELDVSIGTVSKALKDSKEISGDTKEKIQAFAKMYNYRPNNIALSLKNRKTRTIGILIPEIVHHFFSKVIQGIECVANKRGYNVVIGLSNESFDKEVLNMEMLASGSIDGFIMSISKETLHQQDFHHLNEIINQGMPIVMFDRIVSDVRCDKVIVDDLEGAKKAVNKLIKNECEHIAIITTEDYISVGRLRTQGYIEALMAKDIDIEEKLILKVHDELESQDHLDVLEEEIKTLFLLNPEIDGVFAVNELYAITVMKVARKMGKNIPEDLQVIGFTDGVLSKHAVPSLTTISQHGKKIGEVAAGLLIEKLESETDDEPVRTVVIETELIERESTK comes from the coding sequence ATGAAAAGAAAGATTACACTAAAGCAAATTGCAAAAGAATTAGATGTATCTATTGGCACCGTATCTAAAGCGCTTAAGGATAGCAAGGAGATTAGCGGGGATACTAAGGAGAAGATTCAGGCGTTTGCAAAAATGTATAATTACAGACCAAATAATATTGCTCTAAGTTTAAAAAATAGGAAAACTAGAACTATAGGGATTCTTATTCCCGAAATTGTTCATCATTTTTTTTCGAAAGTAATTCAAGGTATAGAATGTGTAGCTAACAAAAGGGGATACAATGTGGTTATCGGTTTGTCTAATGAGTCTTTCGACAAGGAAGTTCTTAATATGGAAATGCTGGCTAGTGGTAGTATAGACGGCTTTATTATGTCTATTTCTAAAGAAACTTTGCATCAGCAGGATTTTCATCATTTAAACGAAATTATAAATCAAGGTATGCCTATTGTAATGTTCGATCGTATAGTTAGCGATGTGCGTTGCGATAAAGTCATTGTAGACGATTTAGAAGGAGCAAAAAAGGCCGTAAATAAATTAATTAAAAATGAATGTGAGCATATAGCCATAATCACAACCGAAGATTATATAAGTGTAGGGCGTTTGCGTACCCAAGGGTATATAGAGGCATTAATGGCTAAGGATATAGATATAGAAGAGAAATTAATTTTGAAAGTGCACGATGAATTAGAATCTCAAGATCATCTAGATGTTTTAGAGGAAGAAATTAAAACCTTATTTCTCTTAAACCCAGAAATTGATGGTGTGTTTGCTGTAAACGAATTGTATGCCATTACAGTTATGAAAGTCGCAAGAAAAATGGGTAAAAACATTCCCGAAGATCTTCAAGTTATAGGGTTTACAGATGGTGTGCTATCTAAACATGCCGTGCCTAGCTTAACAACTATTAGTCAGCATGGTAAAAAAATTGGGGAAGTTGCAGCTGGACTTCTTATTGAAAAATTAGAGAGTGAAACGGACGATGAACCTGTAAGAACGGTGGTTATAGAAACCGAATTAATCGAAAGAGAATCAACCAAATAA